The following are encoded together in the Dama dama isolate Ldn47 chromosome 27, ASM3311817v1, whole genome shotgun sequence genome:
- the LOC133047600 gene encoding nascent polypeptide-associated complex subunit alpha-like, protein MPGEATKTVPATEQELPQPQAETGSGTESESDESVPELEEQDSTQATTQQAQLAAAAEIDEEPVSKAKQSRSEKKARKAMSKLGLRQVTGVTRVTIRKSKNILFVITKPDVYKSPASDTYIVLGEAKIEDLSQQAQLAAAEKFKVQGEAVSNIQENTQTPTVQEESEEEEVDETGVEVKDIELVMSQANVSRAKAVRALKNNNNDIVNAIMELTM, encoded by the coding sequence atgcccgGTGAAGCCACAAAAACCGTCCCTGCTACAGAGCAGGAGTTGCCACAGCCCCAGGCTGAGACAGGGTCTGGAACAGAATCTGAGAGTGATGAATCAGTCCCAGAGCTTGAGGAGCAGGATTCTACACAGGCAACCACACAGCAAGCTCAGCTGGCAGCGGCAGCTGAAATCGATGAAGAACCAGTCAGTAAAGCAAAACAGAGCCGGAGTGAAAAGAAGGCACGGAAGGCTATGTCCAAACTGGGCCTTCGACAGGTTACAGGGGTTACTAGAGTCACTATCCGGAAATCTAAGAATATCCTTTTTGTCATCACAAAACCAGATGTGTACAAGAGCCCAGCTTCAGATACCTACATTGTTTTGGGGGAAGCCAAGATTGAGGATTTATCTCAGCAAGCACAGTTAGCAGCTGCTGAGAAATTCAAAGTTCAAGGTGAAGCTGTCTCAAACATCCAAGAAAACACACAGACTCCAACTgtacaagaggagagtgaagaggaagaggTTGATGAAACAGGTGTGGAAGTTAAGGACATAGAATTGGTCATGTCACAAGCAAACGTGTCTAGGGCAAAGGCAGTCCGAGCCCTGAAGAACAACAATAATGATATTGTAAATGCTATTATGGAATTAACAATGTAA